The DNA window TTTGTTATGAAAGAGTGCGCCAGAGTGCGAAGGTTATTGTCATGTTACCTTGACCGGGAAACCAATGATCTTGATACGGTCTTAATTAAGGCGCATCTGGATAATTGCTCTTCCTGTAAAGGGGAATTATCCGGGCTGGCCAGGTCCAAAGAGTTTATTCAGGCTAAAGAATGGAAGGTATTACCGCAGGATTATATGGTTCGCCGGTTGCGCGAAGCGATAGCGTTAGAGCGGATGGCTGGGGTAAGATTTCCCTGGTTGGCGGATATGGCAATATTTTCCCGCAGGCTTATTCTTGTTCCGGTTTCGTTGATCGTGCTGTCAGCGGCATTTTTTATTTTAAGCCCCGGGCAAAAGGCGGATAAATATTCGCTGGAGGATATGTTGTTAAGTAAGACTACTGTGACAACGGAAACGGCTTTAGGGCTTATATTAGGATCGCAAGATTGAATTTGCACCCGGCGTAATCGGGACGGGCGGTGTTGAAAGTGTAATTTACACCCGGGACAATCGGAATATACGATGGTGTTGAGTTTGTACTGGACACCCGACCTAATTGGAAAGGTCGGTGTTAAGTTCGTACTTAAGGAGGTGATCAGAATGAAGAAAGAAGTATTTTATGTCGCGGTATTCGGGGTTCTGTGCGTTTTAGCCGGTGTTCTGTTCGGTGCGGGAATAGTCAAAAGAGGATCTTTTCCTGTAGGGCACAGGCCGGGCGGGGCGAGCTTCGCTGAAAGATCGGAACGTTTCGCGGGTAAAGGCCTGGCCGCGTTGAGGGCAAAAAAAGGCCGGGATATTCTGGAAAAAATAGCGGTTGATCTGGCCCTTAACGTGGAGCAAAAAGAGAGGATCAAGGGCATTCTGGAAAACTCCCGCCAAGAGATCGACAAGATAGGCGATAATATGCGCGGGTCCATAAATGAAATACGCGAGAAATCCGATAAACGGATAATGGCTATTCTTGATCCTGAACAGCAGGAAAAATTCAAGTCTTTGCTTAAAAAACATGGAATGGATCGGCGGCCGCGGCAGCCGGGTGAGGATTTTGGCCCGCGTCGCCCAGGGGAAGATCCGGGGCTTGATGACGGCCCGAGGCCGGTTTTTGATGAAGGGATGCCTCCTCCGGGATAAGCATTTTGCTCGATGACTTTACCGGGCAGAAGGATGTTGGTTTGCTGGCCGGTGTGGTATACGTATACCAGGAGGTGTTAAATGGTAAATCTAAAGCGGTTTGGGT is part of the Candidatus Omnitrophota bacterium genome and encodes:
- a CDS encoding zf-HC2 domain-containing protein, giving the protein MKECARVRRLLSCYLDRETNDLDTVLIKAHLDNCSSCKGELSGLARSKEFIQAKEWKVLPQDYMVRRLREAIALERMAGVRFPWLADMAIFSRRLILVPVSLIVLSAAFFILSPGQKADKYSLEDMLLSKTTVTTETALGLILGSQD